Part of the Faecalibacterium duncaniae genome, TCAACTTGCCCCGAACTTTTACAATTAAATACCCGCCGCCCACATAGCGGCACACCGAGCAGGAAATCTGAAAAAGGTCTCCTGCTTTTTTTCTGCCAAAATGAGGTGGTAAAACGCCACCCCATCCACCAATTACCGAAAGGAGGGACACGAAATGCCCTGCCCACACAACGAAATCACGATTGTTCAGCGCAGCCAGCGACAGTCTGCGGTTGCCGCCGCTGCTTACCAAAGCGGCGAAAAGCTGTTCTGTGAATACGACCAGCAAGTGAAGCACTACCCGGAAAAGCGTGGTATCGTCCACAATGAGATTCTGCTCCCAGCAAATGCCCCGCCGGAGTATGCAGACCGTAATACCTTATGGAACGCCGCCGAAGCGGTGGAAAAACAATGGAACTCCCAGCTTGCAAGGCGGTGGGTGCTTACCATCCCCAGAGAGATACCGCCCGACCAGTATGCTGTCCTTGTCCGGGAGTTTTGTGAGCAGCAGTTTGTTTCCAAAGGCATGATTGCTGATTTTGCAATCCATGACCCCCATCCGCCGGGACACAATCCCCACGCCCATGTCATGCTCACTATGAGGGCAATGGACGAACATGGAAAATGGCTTCCCAAGAGCCGCAAGGTTTATGACCTTGACGAAAACGGGGAACGGATAAAACTTCCGTCCGGCAGATGGAAAAGCCACAAGGAGGATACGGTGGATTGGAACGACCAGAAGTATTGCGAAATCTGGCGGCATGAATGGGAGGTCATCCAGAACCGCTATCTGGAAGCCAATGACCGCCCAGAGCGTGTGGACTTGCGTTCTTATGCCAGACAGGGGCTTGATATTATCCCTACTGTCCATGAGGGAGCTGCTGTCCGGCAGATGGAAAAGCGGGGTATCCAGACGAACATCGGCAACCTGAACCGGGAAATCAGAGCCGCCAACCGCCTGATGAAGTCCATCCGGCAGCTTATCCAAAACCTCAAAGGCTGGATTACCGAGCTGGGAGAAAAACGGAAAGAACTGCTTGCACAAAAGGCGGCGGAGGAAGCGACACTTCTTCCCAATCTACTGATGAAATATATGGAGATACGAAAGGAAGAACGGAAGGACTGGACGAGGTCTGGACAAAATCGGGGGACTTCACAGGACTTAAATGCAGTCAGCGAAGCCCTGTCCTATCTCCAGCAAAAGGGGCTTTCCACTGTGGAGGACTTAGAAGCATTTCTGGAATCTTCCGGGAAATCAGCCGCAGATTACCGCAATCAGATGAAGCCAAAGGAAGCCCGAAGCAAAGTGATTGACGGGATTCTTGCCAGCCGGACAGACTGCAAGGAATGTAAGCCTGTCTATGAGAAGTACCAGAAGATATTTTTTAAGAAAACAAAGGAGAAATTCAAACAGGAACACTCGGAGGTTGCCCGGTATGAAAAAGCCGCCACCCACCTTGCCAAGCACCCAGATGATAAGGACAGTACCCAAAAGGAGCTGCAAGAGGAGCAGGAAACGCTTCTGGAAGAAATCGCAGAGTTGAAAGTACCACTGACCGAGGTACAGGAGGATTTGAAGAAGCTGCGGGACATCCGCTACTGGGTACGGAAAGCCACACCCGGCACAGAGGAAAGTAAAGAGCCGCCTAAGAAGCAGCCCATCAAGGAAGTCTTGCAGGATAAGGCAGACGAGAAAAAGGCTCAAAGAACCGCCCCGGCACAGGCGAAACACAGACAACAGGATATGGAACTTTAACAGGCACTTGCCATTTTCAATCAGAGAATGTCAGGTGCTTTTCTTATTTTCAAGGAGGGATAGATTTGAATGTATTTGAAGCTGTGAAGCAGTCCGTCACAACAAGACAGGCTGCGGAGCATTATGGAATCCATGTAGGTCGGAACGGGATGGCTTGCTGCCCGTTCCATAATGATAAAACCCCAAGCATGAAGCTGGATCGGCGTTACCACTGCTTCGGCTGCGGTGCGGATGGGGATGTGATTGATTTTGCCGCCGCCCTGTATGGGCTGGGAAAGAAAGAAGCCGCCGTACAACTGGCAAATGACTTTGGGCTTTCCTATGAGGACTGGAAACCGCCGGGAAAGGCAAAAAAGCCCAAGCCCCGGCAGAAATCCCCGGAGGAACAGTTTCAGGAAGCAAAGAACCGCTGCTTCCGTATCCTTGCCGATTATCTCCACTTGCTTATGGCATGGAGAACGGAATATGCCCCGCACTCCCCAGAGGAAGCCTTTCATCCCCGGTTTGTGGAAGCCTTACAAAAGCAAGCCCATGTGGAATATCTGCTGGATGTGCTGCTGTTCGGGGAGACAGAGGAAAAAGCGGCTTTGATTGCGGACTACGGAAAGGATGTGATACAGCTTGAACAGCGAATGGCAGAGCTTGCAGCCGCAGACGCAGCAAGAACTAAAAAACACCATGAACGCCATGCAGCCGCCCCAGAGCATTGAGGAAATCAAGGCGGGGCTGGAAACCACCGAGAAAGGCGGTGTCCGCCAGAGCATACGGAACTGCCTGACCGTATTCCAGCGTGACCCTCTGCTTTCCGGGGCTATCGCATACAACATCCTGACCGACCGCAAGGACATCATAAAGCCCATCGGCTTCCACAGGGAAAGCACCGCCCTGAACGATACGGACATGAAGTATCTGCTTCTCTATCTGGAAGAAACCTACGGGCTTACCAATGAGAAGAAGATTGATAACGCCATCGGGATTGTGGCGAATGAAAACAAGTACCATCCCATCCGGGACTATCTCAATACCCTTGTGTGGGACGGGACAGAGCGAATCCGTTTCTGCCTGCGGCACTTTCTGGGGGCTGACGCAGACGATTACACCTATGAAGCGTTGAAGCTGTTCCTGCTGGGTGCAATCTCACGAGCCTTTCAGCCGGGATGCAAATTTGAAATCATGCTCTGTCTGGTAGGCGGTCAGGGGGCTGGCAAGTCCACCTTCTTCCGTCTGCTGGCAGTCCGGGACGAGTGGTTCTCCGATGATTTGCGGAAGTTGGACGATGACAATGTGTACCGCAAGCTGCAAGGTCACTGGATTATCGAAATGTCGGAAATGATGGCAACCGCCAACGCCAAGAGCATTGAGGAAATCAAGTCATTTTTAAGCCGGCAGAAAGAGGTTTACAAGATACCCTATGAAACCCACCCGGCAGACCGCCCCCGTCAGTGCGTGTTTGGCGGCACTTCCAATGCCCTTGATTTTCTTCCCCTTGACCGTTCCGGCAACCGCCGCTTTATCCCCGTCATGGTGTACCCGGAGCAAGCCGAGGTTCACATTTTGGAGGACGAAGCTGCTTCCAGAGCCTATATCGAGCAGATGTGGGCGGAAGCGATGGAGATTTACCGAAGCGGCAGGTTCAAGCTGGCTTTCAGCCCCGACATGCAGCGGTATCTCAAAGAACACCAGCGAGATTTTATGCCGGAGGACACCAAAGCCGGAATGATACAGGCGTATCTTGATAGGTACACCGGGAGCATGGTCTGCTCCAAGCAGCTCTACAAGGAAGCTTTGAACCATGCCTTTGACGAGCCGAAGCAATGGGAAATACGGGAAATCAACGAGATTATGAACCAATGCATTGACCGCTGGCGGTACTTCCCGAATCCAAGAATGTTTTCCGAATACGGCAGACAAAAGGGCTGGGAGCGTGAAAACCCGGCAACGGACTTATGCAACCCGTCTGAAAAAGCAATGGATGGCTTTGTGGAGGTCACAGAACAGATGGAGCTTCCATTCTGAAAATGACAGCCCGTTGCACCCCCTGTTGCTATCCCGTTGCCGAGCCGGTTGCCGGAGAAAACCCCTTATTTCCGGGCGTTTCTCCCTTATGACAACCAAAACAACAGAAAAATAAAAGAAAAGTATAAATAGTAACCATCGCCAGATTGAGATTGTTTGCAAGGTCTTTTGAAGCCCGTTGTCGGACTTCGTTGCCGACACCCTCTGTCTGGCTATTTTCATGTATGGAGGATAACTGCCTATGGCAAAAAACAAAACAGAGATTCATGTGACTACTGTGTTTGACGGGGAACTGGACGCAACCGATGTATTCGTCAGCCTGATTTCCCAGAAATACGGAAAGACAAATACAAAAGAATATCTTGCTAAAAAGAAAGATATAGACTATAATGAAGATGAGGTTCAAAAGAGCCAGATACCGTCTGGATTGTGTGGGTAAATGGCTATGATGAACGAAATGGAATACAGAACAATCGGTTCGGCACTTGCCGGGGGCTATCGTGCGGCGGTCTATTGCAGGCTGTCAAAGGACGATGACCTGCAAGGCGAAAGTGCCAGTATCGCAAACCAGCGTGATATGCTGGAAAAATACTGCGAAAAGCAGGGATGGGAGGTTGTGGCAGTCTATCAGGACGATGGTTTCACAGGTCTTAATATGGAGCGTCCTGATTTACAGAGAATGTTGAGAGCCATTGAGCGCAGGCAAATCAACCTTGTCATCACGAAAGACCTCAGCCGACTGGGGCGGAACTATCTGCAAACCGGGCATTTGATTGAGGACTTTTTCCCAAGAAACGGTGTCCGCTATATCGCCATGAATGACGGTATCGACACCCTGCGGGATAACAACGATATTGCCCCGTTCAAGAATATCCTGAACGAGATGTACAGCAAGGATATTTCCAAGAAAGTCCATTCCTCTTATCTTCTGAAAGCGCAGAAAGGACAGTTTACCGGGTGTCTTGCCCCGTTTGGGTATCGGAAAGACCCGGAGGACAAAAACCATCTGCTCATTGACGAGGAAACCGCCCCGATTGTGCGACTGATTTTCGGATATGCCCTGAACGGTCATGGTCCGAACTATATCCGCAGACGGCTGGAGGAAGAAAAAATCCCCTGCCCCACATGGTGGAACCGGGAACGGGGGCTTCGCAACACCCGAACCAAATGGGAAAAGAAAGACCCAGAAAAAGGACGGTATATGTGGGACTTCTCCGTTATCAAAGACCTTTTGATGAATCCCGTCTACACCGGGGCGATTGCTTCCCAGAAAAAGGACTACCGTTTCAAAATCGGCACGATTGGGGAAAAGAAGCCGGAGGACTGGATTGTGGTGGAGGGGCAGCATGAACCGCTGATTGACCGCATGAGCTTTGACATTGTGCAGAATAAGCTGAAATCCCGCCAGCGTCCGGGGCAGACCAATGAAATCAGCCTGTTTGCCGGACTGATAAAATGCGGCGAGTGTGGGAAGTCGCTGACGGTACGCTACACAAACGCAAAACATCCTCAGCAGATTTATTCCTGCAAGACCTACAATGCCTTTGGAAAGAACCACTGCACCCAGCATCGGATTGACTATGACACCCTTTACAGCCATGTGCTGCGGAAAATCCGGGAATGTGCCAGAGCTGCCCTGATGGACGGGGAAGCGGTTGCCGACCGCTTGACCAATACCTGTGAAGCCGAGCAGCGGGAACAGCGGGAAGCAATGGAACGCTCCCTTACAAGGGACGAGGAACGGATTGAGATTCTGGACAAAATGGTAATGCGGCTTTATGAGGATATGATTGCAGGGCGTATCAGTGAACAGAATTTCAACACCATGCTGGAAAAGACACAGACCGAGCAGACGGAGCTTAAAACAAAAGTGTCCGAGGGCAGAAAGCGGCTGTCCGATGAAGTCCAGCTTGCCAATGATGCAAAACAATGGGTGGAAGCCATTCAGGAATACGCCAACATCACAGAGCTGGACGCAGCCACCCTTAACCGCTTAATCAAAGAAATCGTCGTGCATGAGCGCATTGACGAAGATAAAACAAGACACATTTCTATCGAAATTCATTTTAATCTCAAACCCATCCCGGAGGTGGAACAGGTCACTGCCTGACCTGTCCCGCCGGGACGGTTCTCTTAAAAATACCATATAGATTTTTTGTACGCCGCCGCCCGCCATCGAGCAGAGTTTTACACCTAATTGGGGATAAAACAGCTCATGGCTGGCGGCGGTGTCGCGCTGGTCGGCATTACCCTGATTCCTCTGCTGAGCGGCCTGTTCGGTTAAGAACAGCGGGCGGATTTATTCCGCCTGTACATACGCAATCGCTTCAATCCTCGCTGTGGATAACAGCCCCTATTATAATAGGAAGTGAATTGCTGCAAGACCATCCACCCATCAACGAAAGGCGGTGCTATTATGCAGCTTCTGACCCACATTATTTTTGTTCTGAACCTTCTCAAGACCCTTATCAACCACTTCACCTAAAGGACGGTGACTGCTGAATGGAAACCGTTCTCAAAGCCATAGCCGATTGGATAAAGGGTATCCTGACGGCTGGCATCATGTCAAACCTGTCCGGGCTGTTCGATGCCGTAAATGAGCAGGTCGGTGACATTGCGCAACAGGTCGGCACACGGCCATCGGCCTTTGAACCACGCGTTTTTGCGATGATCGAATCGCTCTCCCGGAACGTGGTTCTGCCGATTGCGGGCATTATCCTCACATTTATCGCCTGTTACGAACTGATTGAAATGATAACCCAGCATAACAACATGGCGCAGTTTGAGCCAGCACTTATTATGCGCTGGATTTTCAAGACCGCTGTTTCAGTATGGTTCATCTCCAACACGTTCGATATTGTGATGGCAGTCTTTGACCTGACGCAGAAAGTCGTGTCCGATTCCAGCGGCATTATTGCGGGCAATACTCGCGTCAATGAAATCGGCCTGTCGATGCTGGAAGCCAGTCTGATGCAAATGGATGTCGGTCCACTCTTCGGGCTTTTTTTTGCAGAGCTTCTTCATCGGCATCACCATGAGAATCCTCTCAACCGTGATTTTCGTCATTGTGTACGGACGCATGATTGAGATCTACTGTATGGTGAGCCTTGCGCCGATTCCCATGGCAACATGGGGCAACCATGAACAGAGCCACATGGGACAGAACTATCTGAAATGCTTGTTTGCGCTGGGATTTCAGGGCTTTCTCATCCTCATCTGCGTGGCCATCTATGCCGTGTTGATTCAGAATGTGGCGATTTCCGGCGATGCCATCAATTCGATCTGGGGCATTGTCGGCTACACCGTCCTGCTCTGTTTCAGTCTGTTCAAAACCAGCTCCGTGACGAAATCTGTTCTCGGAGCGCATTAAAGGGGGTGCTTTATTGGCTGCGTATATTTCTGTTCCTCGCGATTTGACCAAGGTGAAGTCAAAAGTGGCTTTCAACCTGACAAAGCGGCAGCTCATCTGCTTCGGAACGGCGGCACTGATTGGAGTGCCGCTTTTCTTTTTGCTCCGGGATTCCGGCGGCAACTCTGCCGCTACCCTTGGCATGATGGCAGTTATGCTCCCGGCTTTTTTTCTCGGTATGTACGAGAAAAATGGTCAGCCGCTGGAAAAGCTGCTGTCATATTATGTCCGGGCGCGATTCCTGCGCCCGAAAATCCGGCCTTATAAGACCGAAAATTACTATGCGCTGCTCATGAAAGGAGGCATGAACCATGATTCCGTTTTGGAAAAAGACCGATAAAGGCGGCAAGAAAACGCCGCCGAAACCCGCTATTCCTCACACGGCACAGCAGTCCATCCCCATGCAGCGGATGTTTGAGGATGGCACTTGCCGGGTGAAGCCGAACTATTATACTCGGACGATTGCCTATCAGGATATCAATTATCAGTTGGCGCAGCAGGAGGATAAGACTGCGATTTTTGAGGAATGGTGTTCATTCCTCAATTTTTTCGACAGTTCCATCAAGTTTGAACTGTCCTTTGTGAACATGGCAACGGACAGCACCGAGTTTGAAAAGAGTATCCGCATTCCGTTCCAGAAGGACGGTTTCGATGATGTTCGTGCGGAGTATTCCCAGATGCTGCGCCAGCAGCTTGCCAAGGGCAATAATGGTCTGACCAAGACCAAATTTATCACCTTTGGTGTGGAGGGTGAAAGCATGGCGCAGATCAAGCCCCGGCTCGACCACATCCAAAACGATCTGCTGAACAACTTCCACCGGCTGGGTGTGCAGGCAAAGCCCCTGAATGGTGTCCAGCGACTGAAACTCATGCACGATATGTTCAACATGGACGGCGCATCCAAGTTTCACTTCGACTGGAAAGACCTCGTAAAAAGTGGGCTTTCGGTGAAGGATGCTATTGCGCCTACCGCCTTTGCCTTCAAAAACTCCCGGACATTCCAGATGGGCGGCATCTACTGCGCCGCCAGTTTTCTGAGCATCACGGCATCCGACATCAGCGACCAGCTGCTGAAGGACTTTCTGGACATGGATTCGTCCCAGATCGTCACCATGCACATCCAGTCTGTTGACCAGAACCGTGCCATTAAGACCGTGAAGCGCACCATCACCGAACTGGATCGCAGCAAGATCGAGGAACAGAAGAAGGCAATCCGTGCCGGATATGATATTGACATCATTCCGTCGGATTTGGCAACCTACGGCAGAGATGCAAAAGCCCTGCTGAAGGAATTGCAGAGCCAGAACGAGCGAATGTTTTTGGTGACATTCCTCGTGCTGAACACCGGGCGTACCGAACAGGAACTGGAAAACAATGTCTTTCAGGCAAGCTCCATCGCACAGAAGCACAACTGCAATCTGTGCCGCTTGGATTACCAGCAGGAACAGGGGCTTATGTCCTCTCTGCCGCTGGCCGATAATCAGATTGAGATTCAGCGCGGCCTTACTACCAGCAGTACGGCCATTTTCATTCCCTTTACCACGCAGGAACTGTACCAGTCCGGTAAGGAAAGCCTGTATTACGGCCTGAACGCCCTGTCCAACAACCTTATCATGGTGGACCGGAAGAAGCTGAAGAACCCCAACGGTCTGATTCTGGGCACTCCCGGTTCCGGCAAGTCCTTCAGTGCAAAGCGTGAAATCACCAACGCTTTTCTGGTGACGGACGATGATATTATCATCTGCGACCCGGAAGCAGAATACGCTCCGCTGGTGGAGCGTCTGCATGGGCAGGTTATCCACATCGGCCCTGCCAGCACTCAGTATATCAACCCCATGGACATCAACAGCAATTACAGCGAGGAGGACAATCCGCTGGCTCTGAAAGCGGACTTTATTCTTTCGCTGTGTGAACTGGTGGTAGGCGGAAAAGAGGGCTTGCAACCTGTGGAAAAGACGGTCATTGACCGCTGTGTTCATGTGGTCTACCGCAAGTATTTCGAGAATCCCACCCCGGAAAATATGCCCCTGCTGGAAGATCTGTACAACGCTCTGCTGACGCAGGACGAACCGGAAGCCCGCCATGTGGCGGCGGCATTGGAGATTTACGTCAAGGGTTCTTTGAACATCTTCAACCACCACACCAACGTGGACATCCACAACCGCATCGTCTGCTTCGACATCAAGCAGCTGGGCAAGCAGCTGAAAAAGCTGGGAATGCTCATCGTGCAGGATGCCGTGTGGGGGCGCGTTACCGCCAACCGCAGTGCCGGAAAATCCACCCGGTACTATGCAGACGAGTTCCACCTTTTGCTGAAAGAGGAACAGACTGCCGCTTATTCTGTGGAGATTTGGAAGCGTTTCCGTAAGTGGGGCGGCATCCCGACAGCCCTAACGCAGAACGTCAAAGATCTGTTGGCAAGCCCCGAAGTATCGAACATTTTCGAGAACTCGGACTTTGTGTATATGCTCAATCAGGCCAACGGAGACCGACAGATTCTCGCAAAGCAACTCAACATCTCGCCCCATCAGCTTTCCTATGTGACCCACTCCGGCGAAGGTGAAGGGCTGCTGTTCTTCGGCAACGTGATTCTGCCCTTTGTTGACCACTTCCCGAAAGACCTTGAACTCTACCGTATCCTCACGACTAAACTCAACGAGATCTCGGAGGGCACACAGAAATGAGTAATCCGAAGCTGAACATCAAAGAGGAAACGTCAACCCAAAAGACCCGCTCGCCCCCGAAGAAAACCAAGGTGGAGCAGTCGGTGCCCAGAAAGAAAAAGCTGAAAACTGATGCAGATAAAGCTGCGGAAAAGGCACAGCATCTGCGGTTTGGCAAGGCGGAACTGACCCCGGACGAACTGAGCCGGTTGAGTAAGGCGCAGAAACGGGAAATGTACGCCGCCCATGCCGCCCGGTCTGCGGTGCACCGGGAAGTTGACCAGTACGAGGATGAAAATGTCGGCGTGCAAGCGTTGAGCGAGGGCGAAAAAGCGGCGGGAAATGTCCGGGATATTTCCAAGAGCAGATATGCCCGCAAACTCAAGAAGAAAGCCAAGATGCAGGGCAAGAAAGGAACCAAAACCGCAAAATCTTCTGCACAGGAGCCGACTGCTCCACAAGATGCAGGCGCATCCGGCACTGGCGAGGGCGGCTCCAACTGGCTTTCACGCTGGAAACAGCGGCAAGAAATCCACAAAAGCTACTATGCCGCCGCCCGTTCGGGCACAGCGGCACAGACCGCAGGCGGTAAGGCGGCATCCAACGGTGTATCTGCCGCACGGTCCGGCGTGGAACAAGCGGTGGAGAAAGGCAAAACTGCCGTCAGCACCGCCGTAAAGGGGCTGATGAATGCCGCCAAAAGCAGCGCGCACGTTCTGGTGATCGTGGGCGTTTTTATTTTGCTCATCCTCATGGTCATGTCCGGCTTTTCTTCCTGCGGCATCCTCTTTTCCGGCGGCACACAGGTGTCCGGGCAGACCATGTACTCTGCCGAGGACAGAGACATCCGGGGCGCAGAACAAGACTACAAGAAGCTAGAAAAGGAACTGGACAAGAAAATCAAGCGCACCCCCACCGACCACCCCGGCTACAACGAGTACCAGTATCACCTTGACCCTATCGAGCATGACCCATGGCAGTTGACCTCTTTTCTCACGACTCTGTATGACGATTACACCCGGTCGGAGGTGCAGGGCAAGTTGAAGGAGACCTTCAAAAAACAGTACAAGTTGACCACATGGGTGGAGGTGCAGATACGGTATAAGACGGTCTGGGTCATCAGCCCGGCAGGAATCCCGGTTCCCACGCAGGTGCCCTATGAGTACCGCATCTTCCACACTAAACTGGTCAATCGTGGCTTGGAAGTGGTCATCCGGGAGGAACTGGACAACGACCAATGGAAGCGCTACGAGATCTTTCAGGATACCTTGGGTGGTCGGCCTTATCTGTTCAACGGCGGTCTGCCGCCCGGTGGTTCGGATGGCTCCGGCACACCGGGTATTGATTATCAGGTTCCGGCAGAAGCCTTAACGGATAGCGAGTTTGCCGCCATCTACAAGGAAGCCCAAAAGTATGTGGGCACGCCCTATGTCTGGGGCGGCTCTACCCCGGAAACAGGCTTTGACTGCTCCGGCTACGTCTGCTGGGTTTATAACCAGAACGGCTATGATGTGGGGTGCACCACCGCCAACGGCCTGTGGAACAAGAGCCAGCACATCAGCGAGGCAGAAGCAAAGCCCGGTGATTTGGTTTTCTTCAAAGGAACGTATGATACGCCGGGGATGAGCCACGTTGGAATATATCTCGGCAACGGAAAAATGGTCAGTGCCGGAGACCCCATAAAGTATGCTGATATTCATTCGTCCTACTGGCAACAGTATCTTGCCGGATTCGGACGGCTTTCAAAATGAAATGGAGGGTTTACTATGAGCGAAAAATCGGATAAGCTGCGGGCGATGCTGGAAAAAGAGAAAGAACGCCGCATTAAGCTGAACAATCGCATCGAGATTCTGGAACGGCGCATTCAGGAAGAGGATTCCGCCGAGGTCAACGAGATGGTGCGTACTGCAAAGGTCACGCCGGAACAGCTTGCCGCCCTGCTGCGGCAGTCTGCAACCGCCACCCCGACCCCGGCTGCGCTGTCTGCCGTAGGTGCAACTTTTGAAAAGGAGGTCGATGCAGATGAAGATTGAAAAACTGGGTGCGCTGTTGGTATCGGCGGCGCTGTGCGCTGGCATGGCGGCTCCCGCCTTTGCCTTTGAGGGCGAAGCCGCCCCGGTGGAACAGCCGGTTCTGCCGGAAGTTGTGGAGGAGGATGTTGTCACTGTCACGGACGAAACCTCTGGTGCCCTGACCCCGGAGGGCAATCTGACGCTGGTAGACGACTACCACACCAATTATTCCGATGGCAGCGGGCAGCAGTTCATTACGCTGGTGTCAAAGTCGGGAGCCACCTTCTATCTGGTCATTGATAGGAACAGCAAAGGGGCGCAGACAGTCCACTTTATGAATTTGGTGGATGAGGCGGACTTGCTTACCTTGATGGAGGAAGAAGATGCGGATGCTTATACCGCTGAAAAGGAAGCAGCGGCACAGGCGGAACAGGACAGGCTGAAAGCCGAGGAAGAAGCTAAGAAAGCCGCAGAAGAAGTGGCGGC contains:
- a CDS encoding DUF4366 domain-containing protein; this encodes MQMKIEKLGALLVSAALCAGMAAPAFAFEGEAAPVEQPVLPEVVEEDVVTVTDETSGALTPEGNLTLVDDYHTNYSDGSGQQFITLVSKSGATFYLVIDRNSKGAQTVHFMNLVDEADLLTLMEEEDADAYTAEKEAAAQAEQDRLKAEEEAKKAAEEVAASGSEQTGGNKVTKYAATFLGVLALVGLVAGGGIYAFMKQKQKKQAEKEALDPDANYTEDKGDFEIPTEDEPEDTGEEDTEPI